The following proteins come from a genomic window of Candidatus Izemoplasmatales bacterium:
- a CDS encoding restriction endonuclease, producing MDAFNQETRKKIEEAVLSFLRRNGPAERKKLFSPAYVALQVTDEDIKDNAPSGNYSKAKSYIGMIVSELVAEGKVLASPEGALSAPAPKPEPVVEKKPVKVAEKAMPLSDAAYKALVLRILGKYLSAEETLDNDPNSLAGVLRSQTGAMLRKHPELAAKDEETIFRTVSSEIEKTKGFRDRFHREKESEPEPEPAPRTEAPKPEPAKSAKTVKKPTSEPEPTKPNGAKARQTLVLRILDHYLSGEETLDNDPNSLAGVLRSQTGAILKNHPELAGKDEDEVFATVTAEIEKTKGFKDRFASRTAPEPEKAPAVKPARKRAKKAEPEPQGEPAFPIESIDRLIRETAAKHALCVSGKLSRERYEKVLLLAVSHLFADAEEFFENFSFQLIKRLYGTAVIDQKFTPGPEDEGVDGEIVVEDPAGYRETIMMQAKTKKNDKASISMKVLREYVGVMHLRGADKVLIISNSTITKDAKEKSKRLKYVKLVDVRELVEWMKKTRFGLVVEDGAPKIDAALLRELIGVK from the coding sequence ATGGACGCGTTCAACCAGGAAACCAGGAAGAAGATCGAGGAAGCCGTGCTATCCTTCCTCCGCCGGAACGGACCCGCGGAGCGGAAGAAGCTGTTCTCCCCCGCCTACGTCGCCCTGCAGGTGACCGACGAGGACATCAAGGACAACGCCCCCTCGGGGAACTACTCGAAGGCGAAGAGCTACATCGGGATGATCGTGAGCGAACTCGTCGCCGAGGGAAAGGTCCTCGCTTCTCCCGAGGGCGCCCTCTCGGCGCCCGCGCCGAAGCCGGAGCCCGTCGTGGAGAAGAAACCGGTCAAGGTCGCCGAGAAGGCGATGCCGCTGTCGGATGCCGCCTACAAGGCGCTCGTGCTCCGCATCCTCGGGAAGTACCTCTCCGCCGAAGAGACCCTCGACAACGATCCCAACTCGCTCGCCGGCGTGCTCCGCTCCCAGACCGGGGCGATGCTCAGGAAGCATCCCGAACTCGCGGCTAAGGACGAGGAGACCATCTTCCGGACGGTCTCTTCCGAGATCGAGAAGACCAAGGGCTTCAGGGACCGCTTCCACAGGGAGAAGGAATCCGAACCCGAACCCGAGCCCGCCCCCAGGACGGAAGCGCCCAAGCCGGAACCGGCGAAATCCGCCAAGACCGTCAAGAAACCGACCTCCGAACCGGAGCCGACAAAGCCGAACGGCGCGAAGGCGCGCCAGACGCTCGTGCTCCGCATCCTCGACCATTACCTCTCGGGCGAGGAGACCCTCGACAACGACCCGAACTCGCTCGCGGGCGTCCTCAGGAGCCAGACGGGCGCGATCCTCAAGAACCACCCGGAACTCGCCGGCAAGGACGAGGACGAGGTCTTCGCGACCGTGACCGCCGAGATCGAGAAGACCAAGGGCTTCAAGGACCGCTTCGCCTCCCGGACGGCGCCCGAACCCGAGAAGGCTCCCGCCGTCAAGCCGGCGCGGAAGCGGGCGAAGAAAGCCGAGCCCGAACCCCAGGGCGAACCGGCCTTCCCGATCGAGTCGATCGACCGCCTGATCCGCGAGACGGCTGCGAAGCACGCCCTCTGCGTGTCCGGCAAGTTGTCGCGCGAAAGATACGAGAAGGTCCTCCTCCTCGCCGTCAGCCACCTTTTCGCCGATGCCGAGGAGTTCTTCGAGAACTTCTCGTTCCAGCTGATCAAGCGGCTCTACGGGACCGCCGTCATCGACCAGAAGTTCACCCCCGGTCCCGAGGACGAGGGCGTCGACGGCGAGATCGTCGTCGAGGATCCCGCCGGCTACCGCGAGACGATCATGATGCAGGCGAAGACGAAGAAGAACGACAAGGCCTCGATCTCGATGAAGGTCCTGCGCGAGTACGTCGGCGTGATGCACCTCCGCGGCGCCGACAAGGTACTCATCATCTCCAACTCGACGATCACGAAGGACGCCAAGGAGAAGTCGAAGCGGCTCAAGTACGTGAAGCTTGTCGACGTCAGGGAGCTCGTCGAGTGGATGAAGAAGACGAGGTTCGGCCTTGTCGTCGAGGACGGCGCCCCGAAGATCGACGCGGCCCTGCTCCGCGAGCTGATCGGGGTCAAGTGA
- a CDS encoding LacI family DNA-binding transcriptional regulator: MPQTAVSIQDIADDLGLSRNTVSKVLNNRPVPEKTRKLVFDKAIELGYKGLNYASGKSEYLRNQKIMLLTSRTLSNLNFFLSIVRGIEATVKKYDFELLQYTFNAQTPSAYRDLGNYVKAINVDGIICIESFEERFIKMLLGLEIPTTFIDFPHFSVDIPGAYDIVIMMNADPITRICNDLIVQHRARRFGFVGDPMHCRGFYERFLGMREALFQQKIPYDPTFSVLEPDAFPYGNPKELKKTFLAMKELPEILVCANDSIAISACEALKQMGKKIPEEIGVIGFDNIAEGRVAVPSVTTVNTDKEYLGRQALITLLNRIKHPDDRNKIVYTQTNVVWRNTTKPIRQPSRND, from the coding sequence ATGCCGCAAACCGCCGTAAGCATCCAGGACATCGCCGACGACCTCGGCCTTTCGCGCAACACCGTCTCCAAGGTCCTCAACAATCGTCCGGTCCCCGAGAAGACGCGGAAGCTCGTCTTCGACAAGGCGATCGAGCTCGGATACAAGGGGCTCAACTACGCCTCGGGGAAAAGCGAGTATCTTCGCAATCAGAAGATCATGCTTCTGACGTCGCGCACGCTCTCGAACCTGAACTTCTTCCTTTCGATTGTCCGCGGGATCGAGGCGACCGTCAAGAAGTACGACTTCGAGCTCCTGCAGTACACCTTCAACGCCCAGACCCCTTCCGCCTACCGCGACCTCGGCAACTACGTGAAGGCGATCAACGTCGACGGCATCATCTGCATCGAGTCGTTCGAGGAGCGCTTCATCAAGATGCTGCTCGGACTCGAGATCCCGACGACGTTCATCGACTTCCCGCACTTCTCGGTCGACATCCCCGGCGCCTACGACATCGTGATCATGATGAATGCGGATCCGATCACGCGCATCTGCAACGACCTCATCGTCCAGCATCGCGCCAGACGTTTCGGCTTCGTCGGCGATCCGATGCACTGCCGCGGTTTCTACGAACGGTTCCTCGGGATGCGCGAGGCGCTGTTCCAGCAGAAGATCCCGTATGATCCGACGTTCTCCGTCTTGGAACCGGACGCCTTTCCCTACGGCAATCCGAAGGAACTCAAGAAAACCTTCCTCGCGATGAAGGAACTGCCGGAAATCCTCGTCTGCGCGAACGACTCGATCGCGATCTCCGCCTGCGAGGCGCTGAAGCAGATGGGGAAGAAGATCCCCGAGGAGATCGGCGTGATCGGCTTCGACAACATCGCCGAAGGACGCGTCGCCGTCCCGTCGGTCACGACGGTGAACACGGACAAGGAATATCTCGGCCGTCAAGCCCTCATCACCCTGCTCAACCGGATCAAACATCCGGACGATCGGAACAAGATCGTCTATACGCAGACGAACGTCGTCTGGCGCAATACGACGAAACCGATCCGCCAGCCTTCCAGGAACGATTGA
- a CDS encoding ABC transporter permease subunit → MNPTTTPRKRKSQSKKASRFTLFLFVVPALLFVLVFNYLPMYGVVIAFQDFSPVDDILSPNANWIGFDNFTRFFNDFKFWTLMENTFLLCIYGFLIGFPLPIVVALLLNALKGKKFSRRLQTIFYAPHFISVVVMVGMLYLFFGEYGLVNNIVRYLGGDPYSYFLEHEAFRPLYILSSNWQDFGWSSIIYLAALSGVDPQLHEAAVVDGASRFQRILHIDFPAIFPTVSMLLILSIGNLMSVGYEKALLMQTGANLSTSEIIATYVYRIGFIGSGEYGYATAIGLFSAGINVVLLVIANTLSRRFSQNSLW, encoded by the coding sequence ATGAATCCCACGACCACACCACGCAAGAGAAAGAGTCAGTCCAAGAAGGCGAGTCGGTTCACGCTCTTCCTTTTCGTCGTTCCCGCACTCTTGTTCGTCCTCGTCTTCAACTACCTGCCCATGTACGGCGTCGTTATCGCCTTCCAGGACTTCTCACCGGTCGACGACATCCTCTCGCCGAACGCCAACTGGATCGGTTTCGACAACTTCACACGCTTCTTCAACGACTTCAAGTTCTGGACCCTGATGGAAAACACCTTCCTGCTCTGCATCTACGGCTTCCTCATCGGCTTCCCGCTGCCGATCGTCGTCGCCCTCCTGCTGAACGCGCTCAAGGGGAAGAAGTTCTCGCGCCGGCTCCAGACGATCTTCTACGCGCCGCACTTCATCTCGGTCGTCGTCATGGTCGGCATGCTCTACCTGTTCTTCGGGGAGTACGGGCTTGTGAACAACATCGTCCGCTACCTCGGCGGAGATCCCTACAGTTACTTCCTCGAACATGAGGCGTTCCGTCCGCTCTACATCCTCTCCTCGAACTGGCAGGACTTCGGCTGGAGTTCGATCATCTACCTCGCCGCCCTGTCGGGCGTCGACCCGCAGCTGCACGAGGCGGCCGTCGTCGACGGCGCGTCGCGCTTCCAGCGGATCCTCCACATCGACTTCCCGGCGATCTTCCCGACCGTCTCGATGCTTCTAATCCTCTCGATCGGCAACCTCATGAGCGTCGGCTACGAGAAGGCGCTGCTCATGCAGACGGGAGCGAACCTCTCGACCTCGGAGATCATCGCCACCTACGTCTACCGCATCGGCTTCATCGGTTCCGGCGAATACGGCTATGCCACCGCCATCGGCCTCTTCAGCGCCGGCATCAACGTCGTTCTGCTCGTGATCGCGAACACCCTGTCGCGACGCTTCTCGCAGAACAGCCTGTGGTGA
- a CDS encoding carbohydrate ABC transporter permease: MRLLSTSPTLPKKKKSGRMKDPLSDKIFYAFDILLMLLLAAIIVYPLYFIVIASISDPDQVLNGNVYLYPVQVTLSGFRRLLDEELIWTGYRNTIIYTVVGTALNIAMTIPTGWALSRKNLPARKFVMWFFIITLFFGGGLVPYYLLISKLGMVESPLVLIIPSAMSVWNVFMTKAYYESNIPEELLEAAEIDGAGEFRKFFSVVLPISKAIIAVMVLFYAVGHWNSYFNALIFISDERFYPLQLVLKDILITAEVTSGAGGSVDTILEQMRIANQIKYASIIVSSLPIILLYPFIQKFFDKGFLVGTFK, from the coding sequence ATGAGACTCCTATCGACGTCGCCGACCCTCCCCAAGAAGAAGAAATCCGGCCGCATGAAGGATCCGCTTTCCGACAAGATCTTCTATGCCTTCGACATCCTCCTCATGCTCCTGCTCGCCGCCATCATCGTCTATCCGCTCTATTTCATCGTCATCGCCTCGATCTCCGATCCCGACCAGGTGCTGAACGGCAACGTATACCTCTATCCGGTCCAGGTCACCCTTTCCGGATTCCGCCGTCTGCTCGATGAGGAACTGATCTGGACGGGCTATCGCAACACGATCATCTACACCGTCGTCGGCACCGCCCTCAACATCGCGATGACGATCCCGACCGGCTGGGCGCTCTCTCGGAAGAACCTGCCCGCCCGCAAGTTCGTCATGTGGTTCTTCATCATCACACTGTTCTTCGGAGGCGGGCTCGTCCCCTATTACCTCCTGATCTCGAAGCTCGGGATGGTCGAGAGTCCGCTCGTCCTCATCATCCCCTCGGCGATGTCGGTCTGGAACGTCTTCATGACGAAGGCCTATTACGAATCGAACATCCCCGAAGAACTGCTCGAGGCCGCCGAGATCGACGGCGCCGGCGAATTCCGCAAGTTCTTCTCGGTGGTCCTGCCGATCTCGAAGGCGATCATCGCCGTGATGGTGCTGTTCTACGCGGTCGGCCACTGGAACAGCTACTTCAACGCCCTGATCTTCATCTCCGACGAACGCTTCTATCCGCTCCAGCTCGTCCTCAAGGACATCCTCATCACCGCCGAGGTCACGAGCGGCGCCGGCGGCAGCGTCGATACGATCCTCGAACAGATGCGGATCGCCAACCAGATCAAGTACGCCTCCATCATCGTTTCCTCGCTTCCCATCATCCTGCTCTATCCCTTCATTCAGAAGTTCTTCGACAAGGGGTTCCTTGTCGGCACGTTCAAGTAA